Genomic segment of Pseudomonadota bacterium:
CTGTTCACCATCGATCCGGAGGATCGCCGGTAGTGCTTTATGTCGTCGCCGGATTCAATATTCCAAGCCGCCGCTCAACGCGCTCGATCCGCTCGCCAAGGCGGTCAATGGCAGCCTGCATTCGCGCGCTCTCCGTTCTGACGGCCGCCAAGCCGAGCTCCACCGCCGAGAGACGATGTTTGATGTCCGTGATATCGGCGCGCATGAGACGCTGCTCGTCCAGCACTTGCTGGAGCATGCGCCCAATCAGATCGAGAGTGAAGGGCTCGGCCACGGGAATAGTCTAGTTCCCTGCCATTTCGAGGTCCAGATACCAACGCTGCAACGGCCTCGTGGACTCTGCAGCATCGAGACCGGCCGAGGACGCTCTTGATGCTCGGCCGGCCTAGTCGAAATCCGCCGCCAGCGCCGCGCGGATCGGTTCGGGCAGCACGGTCATGTGCCCGTATTGGGGATGCTCGAAGCCGAGAAGGACGTGCTCGCCCGGGGTCTTGAAGCGGCGGATCTGGGCTTGCGTGAAGGCGAAGTGCACGAACTGCACCGAGGAGGCCTTGCCCTCCTCGGAGGTGCGATCCTGGTCCTTCTCGGGTGCCGCATTGACCGTCTCCTCGTCGAGCCGCATGAACACCGTCTCCTCGACGCCGCCCAATTCGGCCAGCACGGTGCGGCGGCGCTCCGGATCGTCGATCTCGAAGAAAATGGTGGCGACCAGCTCCTCGCCTTTGGGAATGAGCGGATTGTAGGCGTCGAGCTCGCCCGCCACCTGCTCGGCCCCACCCTTCTCGATGTAGAGCATCTCGTGCACCTGCAGCCACATGCTCTGATAGCTCTCGAAATGGAAGGTGGCGTAGGGCCCGACCGCCAGGCGCCGGTTGCGCTTCTGCTCGATGATCTCCCGGCGCTTCTCTTTGCGGATCGCCGCATATTCGGCCATCGGCATGATGTCGGAAGGGGTGAGCCTGTGCTTGGCTTCCATGCTCGTCGGCCTTCCCTCAGAGACCGAGCCCGTAGGCTTTGGCGAAGATCTCGATCGGATGCAGGCTCTCCGGCAAGGCGCCCGCCCCGTCGAGGCGCTCCAGACCCTGCAGGATGTGGCGCGCTGCCAAGGGGCATTCGGAGGCGAGATAGGGTTTCGCCTCTATCTTGATCTGGCGCGCGACCGGTTTTCCCTGCTTCAGGGCAACCTCGAAATGCTGCTGCATGACGCCCCAGGAGCCGCCATGGCCGGAGCAGCGCTCGACCACCGCGAGCTCGGCGCCGGGGATGAGCCGCAAGAGGTCGGCCGCCTTCTGTCCGATGTTCTGCGCTCGCGCATGGCAGGCGATGTGGAGGCCGATGCCGCCATCGAGGGCCTGAAGGCCCGGCGCCAATCCTTCCTTGCGCGCGATGTCGACGATGTACTCGCTGATGTCCCAGGTGGCGCCGGCGAGCTTCTTCACCCGCTCATCCTCCGGCAGGATCAGCGGCCACTCGAATTTGAGCATGAGCGCGCAGGAGGGAATGAGCGCGATCACGTCATAGCCCCGGTCGATCCAGGGCCCGAGCTCGGATGCGACATGGGCGGCCTTGCCGGCGACCCGCGAGAGGGCGCCATGCTCGAGCTGCGGCATGCCGCAGCAGCCGGGATAGACCACCTCGGTTTCGACCCCGTTCTTGGCGAGAACGGCCTGTGCGGCGGCTCCGATTCTGGGCTCGTTGTAGTTGACGAAGCAGGTGGCGTAGAGGACGGCCTTGCGCCCATGGGCGGGCGCGCCGGCGTCGACTGCGGGCGGCCTCAACCGGGCACGGCGAAGGAAGGTCGAGCCTTGGAACTTCGGCAGCGCTGCCTCGCGGTGCACCTTCGCCACCCGCTCGAGGAGAGGGCGGGTCAGGCGATTGGAGGTGTCGCCGGCCCAGTTGACGATGGGTGCGGCCAGGCTCGCGAGCTTGCCGTTGCGATCGGTCTCGGTCAGCTGCCGCTCGGCGAAGGCGACCTCGCCCTTGCGTTCTGCGACCGCCCGATAGCGCAGCATCAGATGGGGAAAGTCGAGGTTGAATTCGTGCGGCGGCACATAGGGACATTTGGTCATGTAGCAGAGATCGCAGAGCGTGCAGGCATCCACGACCTGGGCGAAGTCCTCGCTCTTGACCGCGTGCATCTCCTCTGCGCCAGCGGCATCGACGAGATCGAAAAGCCGGGGAAAGCTGTCGCAGAGATTGAAGCAGCGGCGACAGCCATGGCAGATGTCGAAGACGCGCCGCAATTCGGCGTCGAGCTTGGCCTCATCCCAGAATTCGGGATTGGTCCAGTCGAGCTTGTGGCGTGTCGGCGCCTCAAGGCTGCCTTCGCGCATGCCCACTCCTACGACCCCGATCCATGCTCAGCAAAAGAAAAGCGAAGGGGACCGGTTCGAGAGGCTCGGTCCCCTTACGCGAGATGATTAGAGGCCGTCGAGCGCCTTCTGGAAGCGGCCGGCGTGACTCTTCTCGGCCTTGGCCAAGGTCTCGAACCAATCGGCGATCTCCTCGAAGCCCTCTTCGCGCGCCGTCTTCGCCATGCCCGGGTACATGTCGGTGTACTCGTGGGTCTCGCCGGCGATCGCGGCCTTCAGATTGAGGGCGGTGCCGCCGATCGGCTTGCCGGTCGCCGGATCGCCGACCACCTCGAGGAACTCGAGATGGCCATGGGCGTGGCCGGTCTCGCCCTCGGCGGTGGAACGGAAGACCGCGGAGACGTCGTTGTAGCCTTCGACATCGGCCTTCTGGGCGAAATACAGATAGCGCCGGTTCGCTTGGCTCTCGCCGGCGAACGCGTCTTTCAAGTTCTTCTCGGTCTTGCTGCCTTTTAAGCCAGCCATGACGCTCTCCTTCACTTGGACTCAAAATCGCGCTGGGGCACCACCCGGCCTGAGCCGGCAAGGTGCCTCCTCACGGGGCTGGTATGGACCAGCCGCCGGGCGAAGTCAATACATTAGAATTGATCCAAGAAGCGGCGTAACTCAAGCACTTGGCGGAGTTTATGCCGCCTATTTCTGTGTGTGCAGACGGATCACGACATCCACCCGATCGATGACCATGCCCGCCGGCGCGGCCGGCAGGCTGGTGACCGCCACGGCGTCATTGGCGATGTCGCGAAGCTCGCCCGTGTCGACGAACAGGAAGTGGTGGTGATCGGAGGTGTTGGTGTCGAAATAGGCGCAACCGGCCTCGACCACGACCTCGCGCAACAGCCCGGCGCGGGTGAACTGATTGAGGGTGTTGTAAACCGTGGCGAGCGAGACTGGGACCCGCGCCCGCACGGCCTCGCCATGCAGCTGCTCGGCGGTCACGTGCCGATCGGCCGCTTCGAAGAGCAGGCGTGCCAGCGCCAAACGCTGGCGGGTCGGCCTCAAGCCGGCGCGTCTCAGGCGCTCCAGGCTCTCTGCGAAGGGGCGGCTCGCGCCCCGCATCTTCTGGGTCATGCCGTTCGATTCCTAACCCTGCTCCCGGCCGAGACCGGCCGCGAAAGCGGATAACTCACTCAGTCGCCGGTGGTCAAGCGCTGCACCAGCTGGTTCACCGTTGGAACGAAACCATTGGCATAGAACGGATCGGAGGCGAAACGATAGGCGTTGTGCCCGGCGAACATGAGCTCGTTCTCGACCTCGCTCGAATGGCTGATGGCTTGCAGGGTTTTTTGGATGCAATAGGACCTGGGGTCGGCCTTCTTGTGGGTGGTGCCTTCCTCGTTCTGCGCCCAATTGGAGAAGAGGCAGGCGGACAGGCAACCCATGCATTCGATCTGATCGTTCTGGATCTGGCGGGCCTTGGCCGGGGCGACGAAAATGAGGGTGGTATCG
This window contains:
- a CDS encoding rubrerythrin, producing the protein MAGLKGSKTEKNLKDAFAGESQANRRYLYFAQKADVEGYNDVSAVFRSTAEGETGHAHGHLEFLEVVGDPATGKPIGGTALNLKAAIAGETHEYTDMYPGMAKTAREEGFEEIADWFETLAKAEKSHAGRFQKALDGL
- a CDS encoding DUF3501 family protein is translated as MEAKHRLTPSDIMPMAEYAAIRKEKRREIIEQKRNRRLAVGPYATFHFESYQSMWLQVHEMLYIEKGGAEQVAGELDAYNPLIPKGEELVATIFFEIDDPERRRTVLAELGGVEETVFMRLDEETVNAAPEKDQDRTSEEGKASSVQFVHFAFTQAQIRRFKTPGEHVLLGFEHPQYGHMTVLPEPIRAALAADFD
- a CDS encoding glycerol-3-phosphate dehydrogenase, which translates into the protein MREGSLEAPTRHKLDWTNPEFWDEAKLDAELRRVFDICHGCRRCFNLCDSFPRLFDLVDAAGAEEMHAVKSEDFAQVVDACTLCDLCYMTKCPYVPPHEFNLDFPHLMLRYRAVAERKGEVAFAERQLTETDRNGKLASLAAPIVNWAGDTSNRLTRPLLERVAKVHREAALPKFQGSTFLRRARLRPPAVDAGAPAHGRKAVLYATCFVNYNEPRIGAAAQAVLAKNGVETEVVYPGCCGMPQLEHGALSRVAGKAAHVASELGPWIDRGYDVIALIPSCALMLKFEWPLILPEDERVKKLAGATWDISEYIVDIARKEGLAPGLQALDGGIGLHIACHARAQNIGQKAADLLRLIPGAELAVVERCSGHGGSWGVMQQHFEVALKQGKPVARQIKIEAKPYLASECPLAARHILQGLERLDGAGALPESLHPIEIFAKAYGLGL
- a CDS encoding transcriptional repressor; the protein is MRGASRPFAESLERLRRAGLRPTRQRLALARLLFEAADRHVTAEQLHGEAVRARVPVSLATVYNTLNQFTRAGLLREVVVEAGCAYFDTNTSDHHHFLFVDTGELRDIANDAVAVTSLPAAPAGMVIDRVDVVIRLHTQK